The Hyphococcus flavus genome contains a region encoding:
- a CDS encoding tetratricopeptide repeat protein, giving the protein MLRRVKYIGFCLGLMAFPSGCATPQPEESVVGDYLSGRFAAQANEVGAAANAFEGARSELAATDEVLRSAFLYQLAAGDVENASSLADEILDNDEPEDDDLARLTLAAKALRDENYQEARTALAADAQIDYLAAPMLILDAWAITGANDARAGLQVLAQQDKEIFRGFHPLHQALLFEKADLISEAETAHQLSLATYGGLVGFEAYGAFLERTGEDGAAEAFYNQVLDNSGLARVIAKQGLQRIKKGKASNSFANTSPAQGGALALHAFAQAILEQIEEQRSAAEEAGFRIGDPNYDMPLALIQIALYLDPSFDHGQWLAGRILNIYGDTENAISMFKRIPQSSPYFGQAQIDIATGLVEVDRASEALKILRAATRNPNAGEEARFQFANLLVKEKQYDAAISVFDDLIDALPQEPPTDTWRYFVARAATHMEVDQWKKAEPDLIRAVEIAPKQAIALNYLGYSWAERGENLEKAFDLIEQAVALEPNSGAYIDSLGWAYYQSNDFQTAVGHLEHAASLEPSDPTVTDHLGDVYWRLGRKIEARYQWRHVLELNPKDKLREAVEKKLKDGLPELSK; this is encoded by the coding sequence GTGTTGCGCAGAGTGAAGTACATCGGGTTTTGTCTTGGTTTGATGGCGTTTCCATCAGGGTGCGCAACGCCGCAACCCGAAGAGTCCGTAGTTGGGGATTACTTGTCGGGTCGGTTTGCTGCTCAAGCGAACGAGGTCGGCGCTGCAGCAAACGCGTTCGAAGGGGCGCGCTCTGAACTTGCTGCGACAGATGAGGTGTTGCGCAGCGCCTTTCTTTATCAGCTGGCTGCCGGCGATGTTGAAAACGCCTCTTCTCTCGCGGATGAAATACTCGACAATGATGAGCCGGAAGATGACGATCTGGCTCGGCTGACGCTTGCAGCGAAGGCGCTTCGAGATGAGAATTACCAGGAAGCGCGAACCGCGCTCGCTGCGGATGCGCAAATCGACTATCTCGCTGCGCCCATGCTTATCCTTGATGCCTGGGCCATCACTGGCGCGAATGATGCGCGCGCAGGGCTGCAAGTTCTGGCGCAACAGGATAAGGAAATTTTTCGCGGCTTTCATCCATTGCATCAAGCTTTGCTGTTTGAAAAAGCCGATCTCATCTCGGAGGCCGAGACAGCGCATCAGCTTTCATTGGCGACTTACGGCGGACTTGTCGGGTTTGAGGCCTACGGCGCGTTTTTGGAACGCACGGGCGAGGACGGGGCCGCCGAAGCCTTCTATAATCAGGTATTAGACAATAGCGGTCTTGCCCGCGTTATCGCCAAGCAAGGGCTGCAACGGATAAAAAAAGGCAAAGCGAGCAACAGTTTTGCCAACACATCCCCTGCGCAAGGCGGCGCGCTCGCGCTCCATGCATTCGCTCAAGCGATCCTCGAGCAAATTGAGGAACAGCGCAGTGCAGCAGAAGAAGCGGGTTTTCGTATTGGCGACCCTAATTACGATATGCCGTTGGCGCTGATACAGATAGCACTCTACCTCGACCCTTCATTTGATCACGGGCAATGGCTCGCCGGACGGATTTTGAACATTTATGGGGACACGGAAAACGCTATTTCCATGTTCAAGCGTATTCCTCAGTCGTCACCGTATTTCGGGCAAGCGCAAATAGACATTGCAACCGGGCTTGTCGAAGTCGACCGTGCCAGTGAGGCGTTAAAAATACTGCGCGCAGCCACACGAAACCCCAACGCTGGCGAGGAAGCGAGATTTCAATTTGCAAATCTTCTCGTCAAAGAAAAACAATATGATGCAGCAATCAGTGTTTTTGATGATTTGATTGACGCTCTGCCGCAGGAGCCGCCTACGGATACCTGGCGTTATTTTGTCGCTCGCGCCGCGACTCACATGGAAGTCGATCAGTGGAAGAAAGCGGAACCTGACCTCATTCGAGCCGTTGAAATAGCCCCAAAGCAAGCAATTGCGCTGAATTATCTGGGGTATTCGTGGGCTGAAAGGGGTGAAAATCTCGAAAAAGCATTCGACCTCATCGAGCAGGCTGTCGCCTTGGAACCGAACTCCGGTGCTTATATCGATAGTCTCGGTTGGGCGTATTATCAGAGTAATGACTTTCAAACCGCCGTTGGTCATTTAGAGCATGCTGCTTCGCTTGAGCCTTCAGATCCGACCGTGACCGACCATCTTGGTGATGTTTACTGGCGTTTGGGCCGCAAGATTGAAGCTCGCTATCAATGGCGGCATGTGCTGGAGTTGAACCCGAAAGACAAGCTGCGCGAGGCGGTCGAGAAGAAATTGAAAGATGGTTTGCCGGAACTCAGTAAATGA